DNA from Toxoplasma gondii ME49 chromosome X, whole genome shotgun sequence:
GATCCGCCTTGAAAAAAGGACTTTTTCACGGAGCAGAAGATCGCGCGCATCTagcgacagacacacagccacagacagacgcatggGCAGACGTGCTATgggggagaaaggcgaacgGATGTACTGGCAGGCGGGAGTGAGCTGGAACACTCTGGAGACAGCTTGTCTGTTCGAGGCTTTTTCTCAGAAAACCTTACTTCGCTGCCCAGTCTCGAGAGCTACCGCTTCCGTACTCCTTGCCCGCGAGAACAATCATCGGTTTCCTCTCAGCTTTATATTTCATGGCGACATCGTAGACAGGCAGCACCTCTCCAGAGGGGACGTGGACAGACTTCGGTCCGTCCTTCGGGCAGAGCTTGTTGACCAGGCGAATGTTCGCGAAGGTACCGCGAACCATGATCTGAACAGCGACACACGAACAAATGCGAAGACGTCGGGGAacgcagagactcgagaggCGGGGAACgtggaggaaacgaggacgGTGTCCGCGAGAAATGTGGagtcgaagaggaaaagaaagaatgCGAGGACAAGGACGCGTAtaagcgaagaagaagaggatcAGGACGGACACAGGGAAcgcacgagaaaaaaacgaaggaggGAGGAAAGTAGAAGAGACATGTCGAACGAAAGGTTCGCTCTAGAGACGCCTGAGAGCCGAAGCATGTCCCGCTATAGTCTCTACTCCTCCACTTGGGATGAGAAGAACGGCAATGGAAAACGGcgcaaagagaagcgaaagcgcgagagagactgagaatCAGACTCTCGATACTTTTTtgaagaagaccgagaaaaaagcagcCACGGCCAGTAGATATACACCCCACGATGACCCAGAAGATACAGTGAAATATGCGACTGAAAGCGAGGAACTCCTTCCAGGTccgaaaacgcgaaaagcGCGGAAACCTTTTGAAAGAGCGCCAGATGAAACCACCGCCCTCAACAAAGGAACAGCTGTCTGTTTTTCACTTCTCAGCGTTTAATTCCGGTGTCGTTATCTTGTTCTGTCGGACCTCGTCATTGCCGCGTCGGGCGCCGTAGGTGTTGAAGTCTTTTCGCTCGACACCCTTGCTCTGCAAGTACTTTGCCGCGGGTGAGTTGACGGCGATGTTTCCCGCGGGAGAAATGTGATCGGTCGTGATGCTGTCGCCCAAGTTCAACAAGCAGTACGCGTCAACAATGTCCTCGATCGGAGCAGGTTCCTTCTGCATCGTCTGAACAGGAAAAAGGACAATTCGAAGAACGACTCCGAGAAAcgtggaaacagagagacggtgCGCGCGAAGAAATGCGAGAAGACTGAGAAGGCAACATCGagtgcgaagaagcagcgcgagGCAGATGCAAAAAcaaacagacgagaagacagcgacacagagaggagaaagaaaaaaaaagacacggAGTTGACGCTCCAAACGGCGACATCTTAGCCACACTCAGAAGTCCCTGGACGCAAGAATTCCACGCCGACAAATGTTGCCTTCCCCACAGTCCATTCGACGCAGCGATTTGCCGCCTTCCTTTACCTGGAAGAAGGGGGGATTGTGGATGTAGGTCGACTTCTCGTCCCAGTCAAACAAGTCGCTCGCCTTGGCTGTCTTCAGCGCATTCCACGCGGGAGTTCCTTCCGTGATGTGCTCGTAGACCTTGACAaatgcagacgcagagagcgccttcgcctccacttCTGCAATTTGCCTGAAAAGAGAACCCAGGCGCACAGCTTCTTGCGAAACAACTCAGAAACGCTTGTCGACGACAGTTCTCCCGACTCGCAAAACGTCCTCTCAAAcgtcctcctcgtccgcAACAACAAAGGCGCCTACACTTTCGCTGCCCGTCCCCCTGCATGAACAGGTCGCTTTCGACCTCTTTGCCcggtctgtctctctcgactcgTGCTACATCTGCtatctctgtctttctctccgagttccctctcgcttcgcgTTGCCGCCCACACCACCGACtacctcctctcctcctgcgACCTGCCCCGCTACGACCTCCCGGTGCCTACTCGCGGCTGGGCCAGATGTCCCTGAGGAAAACGgggtttccttctttgtcgtTTCCGAGAGGTTCCTCTTCGAAGTCGAAGTCGACGCGTCCAGCAAGAGCGTAGGCGACGACGAGAgggggagaggcgaggaagttCGCGCGCGTGAGAGGGTGGACTCTGCCCTCGaagtttctgtttcctgagAGCACcgcagcgacgacgaggTCACCCTGGGAGATCGCCGCAGAGACTTCTGGGTCAAAGTCTCCAGTGTTGCCGATGCAGGTCATGCAGCCGTAGCCTGCAGTGTAGAAGCCGAGTTTCTCCAGGTCCTTCAGCAGTCCGGATCGGGCAAGGTACTCCGTGACCGCCCGCGACCCAGGTGAGAGAGTCGTGACGATGTAGGGGGGGACGGAGAGGCCTTTCTCGAGTGCATTTCTCGCAAGCATCGCCGCGCCGAGAATCACGCCTGGGTTCGATGTGTTTGTACAGCTGGTGATCGCCGCAATGACGACGGATCCGTGCGTCAACGTGTACTTCTTTCCCCGGAACGTCatctccaccttcttctcggcttgcTCTTCGGAGAGACCGAAGCCTTTGAATCCGACTGGGTTCCGCAGAGACACCTGGAAGTCTTCCTTCACCTCGCTTAGGGGTACTCGGTCCTGCGGGCGCTTCGGGCCTGCGACGCACGGCTCCAGCTCCGACAGATTCAGCGAGACGCGGTCCGAGAACGCAATCTCTGCGTGAACACTCGGACTGGCAAACAAGTGATTCGCCTTCGTGTACGCCTCGATCAAGTCCACCTTCTCGTCCGGGCGTCCCGTCTGCTTCAAGTACCGCAGAGTCTGCTCGTCCACGGGGAAGAAACCCATCGTGgctctgaagagaaaaacgcgaggcCACCGGGAAGCGCAGGCGATGctcggagacgaagaacagcgCGCTCCCACAAGCCGCgcacagggagagaaaagagaagggagagaagagagaagttcGAAGTGGTGGAACGGGGCGTGCCAAGCGAGGAAACGGTGGAGAGACAATtgaggaggaacgagaaagaaagagaacacaaacaagagagaagacgggagaagagacggggagaagcCAGACGGAAAATGCAATCGAcagtgaaggagaagacatAGAGAtagacgagaagacagagaagcctTGATCAATACTGGTCCTTGACCTACGCTGTTCttgctttcctccttttgCCCTAAAACAACGCCCGCCTTCAACGGAAGATTGCCTATCCCATACGCCCCTCCTACCACTCCTGCTCCTGCCTCTTCTACTCCTAATACTACTCCTGTCCCCTCCtccccttgttctctctttcttccgcaTCCGTCTCTATCCTTCTCCCCTGCCAGTCtctccctgcctctctctcgctctcttcctttgaCTCGGAAGTCCCCGCGGTCTCGTCCTCACCCGTATTCGGGCGCCATGTTCGCGACGGTCGCTCGGTCAGCGAGCGTGAGCGTCTGCACACCGGGGCCATAGAACTCGACGAACTTGCCGACGACACCCTTCTTTCGCAGGATGTTCGTGACGGTGAGGACGAGGTCAGTGGCTGTGACCGACGGCGGCATCTGCCCCGTGAGTTCGAAGCCGACGACTTGGGGAAGAACCATCGAGATTTGCTGTCCGAGCATGACGGCCTCTGCCTCGATGCCGCCCACTCCCCAGGCGACGACGCCCAAGCCGTTGATCATGGTCGTATGCGAGTCGGTGCCGACCAGCGAGTCCGGATAGAGCACGGCGCGGTCTCCGACCTTCTTGTCCATCACGACGCGCGCGAGGTACTCGAGATTCACCTGGTGGACGATCCCGGAGCCCGGCGGCACAATTAGCATGTTCGAGAACGCCGTCGACCCCCACTTGAGGAAAGAGAACCTCTCGGAgttcctctccatctccttcgCGAGGTTCTTCTCGAACGCCTCaggcgaacgcgagaaaTCCACCTGCACTGAGTGGTCGATCACCAAGTCCACGTCCACCAGCGGATTGATCGACGAAGGCGGACCGCCCAGACGCGCCATCGCGTCTCGCATCGCAGCCAAGTCCACGACCGCCGGCACTCCCCTGAAGGAGAAGTCAGTCACGCGATCACAGACACTCTCTGGAAAACGCAAATCGGGAGACTCAGACAGATCGAAAACACAAACTGGAACAGGGGAAACACCGCGGGCTCACTGCGACAACATGCCGCGAACATGGACGGCTTCACGTGCGTTGTTTTGGAACTCTCGATACGCGATCGACGGGAAGAGCGCGGCGCGCGGTGtctggggtgtatgtacacctcccAAAACGCGCCTCTGACGCTTCGACGGCGGCcacgaaggaggagacgcggagtcGAGTTCGAAACAAAGTGAGGAGTCGAAAACGTTGAGAAAGAAgcgcgtcttctgtgtctcgatTCAAGGTAGGAAAACTTTGGTAAGACCGGCGGCacaacgcgagagaggacgtGAGAGGGAtgggaggcagaagagaaggctcGAACGTTGGaggtcgagaaaaaacgagtgcgaacgaagaggagagagaccaaAATGCATGTGGAGACCAAGAGAAACTCAGCCTCTCGGGGCAGGCACCCcaggcgtttcttctccttaCGTGAAGTCTTGAAGCAGCACGCGCGCGGGCATGAAGGGGATCTCCTTTTGGGCCTGACTCGCCTTCTGCCAGTCGAGAATAGTCTGTACGTCCTCCGGTTTAATGCTGCGCAAAGCGGGAAGAACCGTGAcgagagaagtcgacgagactccaagaaaggcgagagagaacgaagcagagagagacatgcggAGACGCACATCGAGTGCGTTCAGCTCGACGCGAGACACCAGCTCGAATCGACCTGTCCACCGACGGAGGAGCAGCCGAGCCGACAGAGAATAAAACGAGCAGAAAGGTGACGAACGCGTGAGTCGCAGATTCCGACAAGAGCCGCAGAACGTGGTCCgggaaacaggaagacacaagaaaaagcagaggtttctgaagaggaaaacgaagagttACCTGAATCCGTCACAGTTGCGTACAGCCGACTCCAAGAGCACGCGGATGGAGAAGGGCAGCGTCTTCAGGCGGTCATCTTGCAGAgctgaagaaaggaggaaacatGAGATCTGCAAAGCATCAGGTCCTCGAGAAAGCGCAGCGAGAACGGTGCACCAGGGTGGAAGAAAGTCAAGGACTGTCAAGTCTGTTTCACCGAAAACAAGGTCTTTActccgtcgctgtctctgccccATGAGTGGTGTTTCCGGGTCTTCGTAGACACAAAGGTCAAGAACGAGCACATAACTGAATGCGTCTCAAACTTTCTTTCGaatgcttccttctctctgtcctttaCGCCGCTCTTCGCACTCggctgtctcgctctccatcCCCTCCAAACTTTTGCGTTCTTTCAcagttgtctccttcctctcagcCCCCAACGCacatctccctttcctgaTTCACGTCCACGAAGGAATCTGCCTACATTCCTCTATGCACCatctctatctctatctctttTCCACCGACTTGGGCGTCAACCTGGATCTGTCGATACCCCCCAATGGCTCGATCATTCTGAGCATGCAGGTTCACAGACATACCTAAAGTGtcgaaagcgacagaaacagatACATTCCTTTATCTCCTTCGGTTCGTCTATGTATCCACCTACGCATATCTGCCCAGAACTACCTTCTTAtatgtgtctctctgcctacgcaactctctctctctctgcatctagCCACCCCGCCcagtctctctgttgttccGCCTCTCCACCTAGCTCTCTGtgtgctcttctctctgtgtgtgaaCTGATTTTCACTGAGAAAGTGGACGCGTAGCCGCGGCCTGCTTAGAGCTGCCTCCTCGATGTTCCCCTCACCCCCGATGTCGTAGTAGGTCTTTTCTGTGCCTGCCAGAGTCTTCGCGACGTAGGCGAAAGGGTTTCCCCTGCTGGTCGACATTTTTCTACTTTGCGTGAGCGCAGAGTGGAGGCGGGTGTGTCGTTCAGGGACGTGAGCCTCTTTCGCGCCGGCGGAGCGTCTTGAGCCTTCGAAAGCTTGAGAGGCCGGAAGCGCGCAAGCCTTGGAGAGCGCCCGAGAGTTCCTGGGCAACGGCTGAGACGCCGCGGTCGCCGAAGCAGTGGACCGCGCCGCGACAGAAATCCCCTTTCTGGGCAGAACGATATTGGAGAGCGCCTTCATGCTGCCGggcaagaggaaagaagacacggGGAGCAGAAACGGATTTCTCGGACGTCTGGCCTGCGCAACTTCCAGACAACGCGCGGTGCAGATAGGCCGGGGGAGAGGCACCCGGCGGAACAAAAGagcacgaggaagaaagccgGAAACGGAGACTCGCTCGAGAGAAGCGGGGGGAATTTGCgcagcgaggaaaacgagcgGGACAAGGATTCGCATcgacgcgaaagagaggaatATCTTCACGAAACGAGGCGACGGCGTGGacgcgaaagcgagagagactgacGCTTTTTCGACAGTCACCGGAGGGGAGTCTAGGTGGTTGTGAAAAGGGGGAGGcgcggaagaaaaaagaatcacgcagaggcgagaaaccgAAATGGTAGCGAACAAAGCTTTTgcgggggggggagggggaaaAATCCGAAGGGTGGGCTTCTACGCGCAAAAACGCTTGACAAAGAAGCTAGGAgttcctgttttccttccgagacgaaagaaagcgaaaaaacaatCACCTCGCGATACCaacttctctgcgtcttctgtcggAAAAACGGGAAACGAACAGAACACGCTTGCGCACGCGCGCGAAGTGACGAATGTGCAGCACgcgcgaaaagaaagacgaacgcCCGCCGCTAAAAAGTCGCTCATTCGCGCTTCTGGAAATGCTCTTCCACGCATGTCTTCTTGCCCACACACcgcctgtttcttttcttcggagTCTGTCTCGACTGCTGACATAAAGGTGAAAAACAGCTTCGCTTTGCGCGCGAAAACATACTTTTTCTTCGAGCACAAGGCGGCTGCGCCACGCTCACGTCGCAGGGGCAACGCTCTTTTGACACGAAAAGGCGAGGGGTTCTCCGCAATTCCGCGTCGCAGAAAGTCACAAACGGCGAGCCGTTGGAGGGAGACTggaaaacagcgagaagcTTCAGAGCAACAGCGCGAAAATTCGTGAGAAGCCACGTTTCTGCCACCACGCGGGCGCCACTTGACGAGACACAATGATCGCTCCGAGACATGCAGCAAAAATTCGCAAAACCGTTACTGGGAGACGCGAAGTCTTTTCGACCATCCAAGTTTGAAAGGTGGAGAGCCGTGTtcaaaagaagagaccgaaaacagagaaacttACCGCGGGCTGGAGAAGCGTTCCCTGGAGAGCGGATGCCAGCGCCAGGTTTCACTGGAATACGCTTCCGGGTGTGTGAAGCGAGAGCCGAAGAA
Protein-coding regions in this window:
- a CDS encoding aconitate hydratase ACN/IRP (encoded by transcript TGME49_226730) — protein: MRILVPLVFLAAQIPPASLERVSVSGFLPRALLFRRVPLPRPICTARCLEVAQARRPRNPFLLPVSSFLLPGSMKALSNIVLPRKGISVAARSTASATAASQPLPRNSRALSKACALPASQAFEGSRRSAGAKEAHVPERHTRLHSALTQSRKMSTSRGNPFAYVAKTLAGTEKTYYDIGALQDDRLKTLPFSIRVLLESAVRNCDGFSIKPEDVQTILDWQKASQAQKEIPFMPARVLLQDFTGVPAVVDLAAMRDAMARLGGPPSSINPLVDVDLVIDHSVQVDFSRSPEAFEKNLAKEMERNSERFSFLKWGSTAFSNMLIVPPGSGIVHQVNLEYLARVVMDKKVGDRAVLYPDSLVGTDSHTTMINGLGVVAWGVGGIEAEAVMLGQQISMVLPQVVGFELTGQMPPSVTATDLVLTVTNILRKKGVVGKFVEFYGPGVQTLTLADRATVANMAPEYGATMGFFPVDEQTLRYLKQTGRPDEKVDLIEAYTKANHLFASPSVHAEIAFSDRVSLNLSELEPCVAGPKRPQDRVPLSEVKEDFQVSLRNPVGFKGFGLSEEQAEKKVEMTFRGKKYTLTHGSVVIAAITSCTNTSNPGVILGAAMLARNALEKGLSVPPYIVTTLSPGSRAVTEYLARSGLLKDLEKLGFYTAGYGCMTCIGNTGDFDPEVSAAISQGDLVVAAVLSGNRNFEGRVHPLTRANFLASPPLVVAYALAGRVDFDFEEEPLGNDKEGNPVFLRDIWPSREQIAEVEAKALSASAFVKVYEHITEGTPAWNALKTAKASDLFDWDEKSTYIHNPPFFQTMQKEPAPIEDIVDAYCLLNLGDSITTDHISPAGNIAVNSPAAKYLQSKGVERKDFNTYGARRGNDEIMVRGTFANIRLVNKLCPKDGPKSVHVPSGEVLPVYDVAMKYKAERKPMIVLAGKEYGSGSSRDWAAKGPYLMGVKAIIAESFERIHRTNLVGMGILPLQFQEGQNAESLGLTGKEQFNISLNKGEIIPGSLMTVKTSDGKAFDVRCRIDTELEVKYFQNGGILHYVLRNLTKQHSGEN